A section of the Streptomyces sp. CG1 genome encodes:
- a CDS encoding HEAT repeat domain-containing protein: MFTGIDEVDWASLRHAHGSAEDVPGWLRALASADSTERATALDGMHGALHPQGCVYDSTLASVPFLLSLVAREELPDRGDIVELLVGIGAESADGDPRAREAVCVGAEVFVRLAGDPDPAVRRSACGALVHFLAMPARVLDLLRQRLRAERDDRVLLALTEALGLFVRRYPAYADGAVDLLAEQSAPPYAPGLRLAALGQLALVAPGRLPVDPVPTAVRLLRERSAHRARVPEPSATDSLVGRIRRLRPSDEEGARLLRTLHTALGDRVAERTALLRGQLTSPDPVDRCNAVWMAAALLRGWRGDHSGTAGLLGAQLAADQDPLRDAAAAVLAELFTSAAPAADALHTLVRARPDLWTHRFERGSPTLGGPLKALARSGDPRAIPPLAQLLAGPVAPIDLGFELAPLGTAATPLAPALRHRLGRIRLASPAAARLAAPLLAAIGAIGDEKAVPEVLRLLSGAPDGLGTRNAIAGQAIGTLEALGATAQAVPILRALLGTRHAAAAAGALWSAQEDVSVVLPVLLRELTRGDPANRWPAARQLGRLGPAARAALPALRRTPRSWPARERVAAACALWRIEADPEPVLPVFRTAWVEDPHTRAPIARCLTTMGPAAAPLRHLVAAELSAPRRHPAHPGGFGGRGIPEDEALLRACRQALEGM; this comes from the coding sequence GTGTTCACGGGGATCGACGAGGTGGACTGGGCCTCGCTGCGGCACGCGCACGGCAGCGCGGAGGACGTGCCCGGGTGGTTACGGGCCCTGGCCTCCGCGGACAGCACCGAGCGGGCGACCGCGCTCGACGGGATGCACGGCGCGCTGCACCCCCAGGGCTGTGTGTACGACTCGACGCTGGCCAGTGTCCCCTTCCTGCTCTCGCTCGTGGCCCGCGAGGAGCTGCCGGACCGGGGCGACATCGTGGAACTGCTGGTCGGCATCGGCGCGGAGAGCGCGGACGGGGACCCGCGGGCACGGGAGGCGGTGTGCGTGGGTGCCGAGGTCTTCGTCCGGCTCGCCGGGGACCCGGACCCGGCGGTGCGCCGGTCGGCCTGCGGGGCCCTCGTGCACTTCCTGGCCATGCCCGCGCGGGTCCTGGACCTGTTGCGGCAGCGGCTGCGGGCCGAGCGCGACGACCGCGTGCTGCTCGCTCTCACGGAGGCGCTCGGCCTGTTCGTCCGCCGGTACCCCGCGTACGCCGACGGCGCGGTGGACCTCCTGGCCGAGCAGAGCGCGCCGCCGTACGCGCCGGGACTGCGGCTCGCCGCACTCGGGCAGCTCGCGCTCGTCGCGCCCGGACGGCTGCCCGTCGATCCGGTGCCGACGGCGGTCCGGCTCCTGCGGGAGCGCTCGGCGCACCGAGCCCGGGTGCCGGAACCCTCCGCCACCGACTCCCTCGTCGGGCGCATACGGCGGCTGCGCCCGTCGGACGAGGAGGGCGCCCGTCTGCTGCGCACCTTGCACACCGCGCTCGGCGACCGCGTGGCCGAGCGGACCGCACTGCTCAGGGGGCAGTTGACCAGCCCTGATCCAGTGGACCGGTGCAACGCGGTGTGGATGGCGGCGGCGCTGCTGCGCGGCTGGCGCGGCGACCACAGCGGAACGGCCGGGTTGCTCGGCGCCCAACTGGCCGCGGATCAGGACCCGTTGCGGGACGCGGCGGCGGCGGTCCTGGCGGAGCTGTTCACGTCGGCCGCGCCCGCCGCGGACGCCCTGCACACACTGGTCCGCGCCCGCCCCGACCTGTGGACGCATCGCTTCGAGCGCGGCTCCCCCACGCTGGGCGGGCCGCTCAAGGCGCTGGCCAGGAGCGGCGATCCGCGCGCGATCCCGCCCCTGGCCCAGCTGCTGGCCGGCCCGGTCGCGCCGATCGACCTGGGGTTCGAACTGGCCCCTCTGGGCACCGCCGCGACCCCCCTCGCGCCCGCGTTACGGCACCGGCTCGGCCGGATCCGGCTGGCCTCCCCCGCCGCCGCCCGGCTCGCCGCCCCTCTGCTGGCCGCGATCGGTGCCATCGGAGACGAGAAGGCGGTTCCGGAGGTGCTGCGGCTGCTGTCGGGCGCCCCCGACGGGCTGGGGACGCGGAACGCGATCGCGGGCCAGGCCATCGGGACGCTGGAGGCCCTTGGCGCAACCGCTCAGGCGGTACCGATACTCCGCGCGCTCCTGGGCACCCGGCATGCCGCCGCCGCGGCCGGCGCGCTCTGGTCGGCGCAGGAGGACGTCTCGGTCGTACTCCCGGTGCTGCTGCGGGAGTTGACCCGGGGTGATCCCGCCAACCGGTGGCCGGCCGCCCGGCAGCTCGGCAGACTGGGACCGGCCGCGCGCGCCGCACTGCCCGCGCTGCGCCGGACGCCCCGCTCGTGGCCCGCGCGGGAGCGGGTGGCGGCCGCGTGCGCGCTGTGGCGCATCGAGGCGGACCCGGAGCCGGTCCTGCCCGTGTTCCGGACGGCCTGGGTCGAGGACCCGCACACTCGCGCCCCGATCGCCCGCTGTCTCACCACCATGGGCCCGGCCGCCGCGCCCCTGCGGCACCTGGTGGCGGCTGAACTGTCCGCCCCACGCCGGCATCCGGCCCACCCGGGCGGATTCGGCGGCCGCGGCATACCGGAGGACGAGGCCCTGCTGAGGGCCTGCCGGCAGGCCCTGGAGGGGATGTAG